The Cyclobacteriaceae bacterium genome includes a region encoding these proteins:
- the ccoS gene encoding cbb3-type cytochrome oxidase assembly protein CcoS, translated as MDIIIPLIFISLIIAVGFLIAFIWNIRSGQYSDTYTPSVRILFGDSTQNEKKKSALSPDPVKK; from the coding sequence ATGGACATCATCATTCCGCTCATCTTCATCAGTCTTATCATTGCTGTTGGTTTTCTCATTGCGTTCATCTGGAATATCCGTAGCGGTCAGTACAGCGATACCTATACACCGTCGGTCAGAATTCTTTTTGGTGATTCAACACAGAACGAAAAGAAGAAATCTGCTTTATCTCCCGATCCGGTTAAGAAATAA
- a CDS encoding acetyl-CoA hydrolase/transferase family protein, with the protein MYTTAEKAIELIKSGNRVFVHGGAATPHIMLDALANSASNFSGVEIVSISLQGRVTIADKAYRSSFRINSLFVSENIREAVNDGRADYVPVFLSEIPSLFRKKILPLDVAIIHVSPPDTYGFCSLGTSVDIAMAAVEAAPIVIAQVNPRMPRTWGDGIVDSRKFSAMVWAEEDLTEVFPGERSEISGRIGMNCAELVENGATLQTGIGSIPDAVLASLTNHKELGLHTEMFSDGVLPLLERGVITNQHKKKHRGKSVTSFILGSKNLYQHVHDNPSIAVLGIDYVNDTSVIRQNPKVTAINSAIEVDITGQVCSDSIGTYHYSGVGGQMDFIRGAALSEGGKPIIALPSMTMKGISRIVPFLKQGAGVVTTRAHAHYIVTEYGTAYLHGKNMRQRAKALIDIAHPNHREELDMAAFERFRNYQFEHSY; encoded by the coding sequence ATGTATACTACAGCAGAAAAAGCTATTGAACTGATCAAGTCCGGAAACCGCGTGTTCGTTCATGGTGGTGCCGCAACACCTCATATCATGCTGGACGCACTTGCAAATAGTGCATCGAATTTTTCAGGTGTTGAAATAGTAAGCATCAGCCTCCAAGGCCGCGTGACCATCGCCGACAAGGCTTATCGCTCAAGCTTCCGCATCAACTCATTATTTGTTTCCGAAAATATTCGCGAAGCTGTCAACGATGGTCGCGCTGATTATGTACCGGTGTTCTTAAGCGAGATACCCTCCCTGTTCCGAAAAAAAATATTACCACTCGATGTGGCCATCATTCATGTTTCGCCACCTGACACCTATGGATTCTGTTCGTTAGGGACATCGGTTGACATAGCGATGGCCGCCGTAGAGGCCGCACCGATCGTCATTGCACAGGTCAATCCGCGAATGCCACGCACCTGGGGAGACGGCATCGTCGACAGTCGGAAGTTTTCCGCCATGGTATGGGCCGAAGAAGACCTTACCGAAGTATTTCCGGGAGAAAGAAGCGAGATTTCAGGACGCATCGGGATGAACTGCGCTGAACTGGTAGAGAACGGTGCAACGCTTCAGACCGGGATTGGATCAATACCCGACGCAGTGTTGGCAAGCCTTACCAACCACAAAGAGCTCGGCCTGCACACCGAAATGTTTTCGGACGGCGTCCTTCCCTTACTGGAAAGAGGTGTCATCACCAACCAGCATAAGAAAAAACATCGGGGAAAGTCCGTTACGTCTTTCATTCTTGGAAGTAAGAATTTATACCAGCACGTTCATGATAACCCTTCGATCGCGGTGCTCGGTATTGACTACGTTAATGATACTTCGGTAATACGTCAGAACCCGAAGGTAACAGCCATTAACAGCGCAATCGAAGTGGACATCACGGGTCAGGTATGCTCGGACTCGATTGGCACCTATCACTACTCGGGCGTCGGAGGGCAAATGGATTTCATCCGCGGGGCTGCCCTATCAGAAGGTGGAAAGCCGATCATTGCGCTACCCTCCATGACTATGAAAGGAATCTCTCGTATTGTTCCTTTCCTAAAGCAAGGTGCAGGAGTGGTAACCACGCGCGCGCATGCACACTATATCGTTACGGAATATGGAACTGCGTATCTCCATGGCAAGAACATGCGACAGCGCGCCAAAGCACTGATAGATATTGCGCATCCCAATCATCGTGAGGAGCTTGACATGGCAGCTTTCGAGCGCTTCCGCAATTACCAGTTTGAGCATTCTTACTGA
- a CDS encoding HAD-IC family P-type ATPase, giving the protein MKNLEENVDEKIAIENELACYHCGQPCADTDTVWQDDKPFCCTGCETVYSILSENNLCDYYTMDTTPGVPMGDPTESSYYFLDEPSVRKKIIEFDSTSFARILFNIPAIHCISCIWLLENLHKINTGVLRTEVNFSAKTARVDFNPSLITPGQLAQLLSSLGYAPLINSTDKTSSEARTDKSLLIKLAIAGFAFGNVMLLSFPEYLGLGNEEQSFGSVFGYLNIALSIPVVFFSARDYFVNAWKSFSQRQLNIDVPIALGLAALFLRSLFEIITHSGAGYLDSLTGLVFFLLIGRWFQSKTYETLAFDRDYTSYFPLAVLRKTGDEWKAVVIQEITPQDRIRIRNLEVVPSDSELVSEKAFIDYSFVTGETRPVKAMLGDLIYAGGRILGQPVELIVTKPVSQGHLTSLWNNPVFQKPEERGYRKTIDRAARYFTFIVLGLAIVTAIFWYFYEPSRMWLVLTSVLMVACPCALALAAPFTFGSYLRVFGRHHLYLKNSDVVERLAGIDTIVFDKTGTVTYTKQPDIHFIGNLSSTELDWIKTITSFSTHPLSNLISRSIRSNRFIEVTQFKEYPGRGIEAQVTGITIKIGSASFVDTKTKFSESTVVFINIDGNLRGYFSIGVSVRPGMEELIDRLGAKCHALLSGDNEADRQKMRSLFGRHTELLFQQSPMDKLAYIRSLQQQGKKVMMIGDGLNDAGALKQSDVGIAISDDTSVFTPSSDGILQGDKIGALDTFLDFARTSRNVLRSGFALSFFYNAITLSFAITGNLTPLVAAILMPISSISVVVYSTMAVRYIASRKLNRQT; this is encoded by the coding sequence ATGAAAAATCTCGAAGAGAATGTGGATGAAAAGATTGCAATAGAGAATGAGCTAGCCTGCTATCACTGCGGACAGCCATGTGCTGATACCGATACTGTTTGGCAGGATGATAAACCATTCTGCTGCACGGGGTGTGAAACGGTCTACTCCATTCTTTCTGAAAACAATCTCTGTGACTACTATACCATGGACACAACACCGGGTGTTCCAATGGGCGACCCAACAGAATCATCCTATTACTTTCTGGATGAACCTTCAGTCAGAAAGAAAATCATCGAGTTCGATTCAACCTCGTTTGCTCGCATACTTTTCAATATTCCTGCTATCCACTGCATTTCTTGTATCTGGCTGTTGGAAAATCTTCACAAGATCAATACCGGAGTGCTCAGAACTGAAGTGAATTTCTCAGCTAAAACAGCACGTGTTGATTTTAATCCTTCCCTCATAACACCTGGTCAGCTCGCACAACTTCTCTCCTCGCTTGGCTATGCGCCATTGATTAATTCAACCGATAAAACAAGCAGTGAAGCGCGCACCGACAAGAGCCTTCTGATCAAGCTTGCCATAGCAGGTTTCGCCTTTGGCAACGTAATGCTGCTTAGTTTTCCTGAATACCTCGGCCTTGGGAATGAAGAGCAAAGCTTTGGATCGGTATTCGGATATCTCAATATTGCTTTATCCATTCCTGTAGTATTCTTTAGCGCAAGAGATTATTTTGTCAATGCATGGAAAAGTTTTTCACAACGACAACTCAACATTGACGTACCGATCGCACTGGGACTGGCTGCTCTGTTCTTAAGAAGTTTGTTTGAAATCATCACCCATTCGGGAGCCGGTTACCTTGATTCACTCACTGGACTGGTTTTCTTTTTATTGATCGGAAGATGGTTTCAGAGCAAGACCTATGAAACACTTGCTTTCGATCGTGATTACACCTCTTACTTTCCTCTGGCGGTGCTTCGCAAAACGGGCGACGAATGGAAAGCAGTCGTGATCCAGGAGATCACTCCGCAAGACCGCATCCGAATACGGAACCTTGAAGTAGTGCCATCCGACAGCGAGCTGGTTTCTGAAAAAGCGTTTATCGATTACTCATTCGTTACCGGAGAAACCCGGCCAGTGAAAGCCATGCTTGGCGACCTTATTTATGCGGGAGGTCGCATACTGGGTCAGCCAGTTGAACTCATCGTCACCAAACCGGTTTCGCAGGGGCATCTTACCAGTCTATGGAACAATCCTGTTTTTCAGAAACCGGAGGAGCGAGGCTATCGCAAAACAATCGATCGCGCAGCACGCTATTTTACCTTCATCGTTCTCGGTCTTGCTATTGTTACGGCAATCTTCTGGTACTTCTATGAACCCTCACGCATGTGGCTTGTCCTCACGTCTGTGCTTATGGTTGCCTGTCCCTGTGCGCTGGCGCTGGCTGCACCGTTTACGTTCGGATCGTACCTGCGCGTGTTTGGCCGTCATCATCTTTACTTAAAAAATTCGGATGTCGTCGAACGACTTGCCGGTATTGATACAATTGTCTTTGATAAAACCGGGACGGTAACCTATACCAAACAACCGGATATTCATTTCATCGGTAACCTTTCCTCAACAGAACTTGACTGGATCAAAACCATTACCAGCTTTTCTACGCATCCCCTTAGCAATCTCATCTCTAGATCTATTCGCTCGAATCGTTTCATCGAAGTAACACAGTTCAAGGAATATCCCGGTCGTGGGATTGAAGCGCAGGTCACTGGTATAACGATAAAAATCGGGTCCGCCAGCTTCGTTGACACGAAAACAAAATTTTCAGAGAGTACGGTCGTCTTCATCAACATCGATGGCAACCTCCGCGGGTACTTCTCTATCGGCGTATCGGTACGACCCGGAATGGAAGAACTCATCGATCGTCTCGGCGCAAAGTGTCACGCCCTACTCTCTGGAGATAATGAAGCCGACCGCCAGAAAATGAGAAGTTTGTTCGGTAGGCATACCGAACTCCTCTTTCAGCAAAGCCCCATGGATAAGCTTGCCTACATCCGTTCCCTGCAGCAGCAAGGAAAAAAAGTCATGATGATCGGTGACGGGCTTAATGATGCAGGCGCTTTAAAGCAGAGTGACGTTGGCATTGCGATCAGTGATGATACTTCTGTCTTTACTCCTTCCAGCGACGGTATCCTGCAAGGAGACAAGATAGGAGCTCTCGACACATTCCTTGACTTCGCGCGCACTTCCAGGAATGTTCTTAGGTCAGGGTTCGCACTATCCTTCTTTTATAATGCCATCACACTTTCGTTTGCTATCACGGGTAATTTGACGCCGCTCGTCGCCGCGATTCTCATGCCGATATCATCCATCAGCGTGGTCGTCTATTCTACGATGGCCGTCCGATACATCGCTTCCCGGAAACTGAATCGACAAACATGA
- a CDS encoding universal stress protein produces the protein MKNLLVPSDFSKTSLNAFKFAIDTAAISGGKVHVVHVIELPAMPNSALTPVQAFGAPLRREMAGKAKANYDKLTANCNPDQVPCEFSVEFGAPSKSILSYVKKNKIDLIVMGSHGAEGLKEYFVGSNAEKIVRTSPVPVIVVKSFYKGPVKNIVVPFTLDQENYPNFFINIKALQKFFKAHLHFLWVNTPANFTLDEVTYNRIEGLAKKYKIADYSIDIYNQLYEEQGILKFAEATNADMIAMGTHGRKGIAHMVYGSKTENVANHGKTLIWTSVMN, from the coding sequence ATGAAAAACCTTCTGGTGCCAAGCGACTTTTCAAAGACCTCTTTGAACGCCTTTAAATTTGCCATCGACACTGCTGCCATTTCGGGAGGTAAAGTTCACGTTGTTCATGTGATCGAGCTTCCAGCGATGCCCAACTCCGCGCTCACACCGGTGCAGGCATTCGGCGCGCCCCTCCGGCGCGAAATGGCCGGCAAAGCAAAAGCCAATTACGATAAGCTTACCGCCAATTGCAATCCCGACCAAGTCCCTTGCGAATTTTCAGTCGAGTTCGGCGCGCCCTCCAAATCCATTCTTTCCTATGTAAAGAAAAATAAGATCGATCTTATTGTTATGGGATCTCATGGGGCGGAGGGCCTGAAAGAATATTTCGTTGGATCCAACGCCGAAAAAATTGTTCGTACTTCACCTGTTCCTGTTATTGTCGTTAAAAGTTTTTACAAAGGCCCGGTCAAGAACATCGTCGTCCCTTTTACGCTCGACCAGGAAAACTATCCCAATTTCTTTATCAACATCAAAGCCCTTCAGAAATTCTTTAAGGCTCATCTCCATTTTCTATGGGTTAACACACCAGCCAACTTCACCCTTGATGAAGTAACCTACAATCGCATTGAAGGTCTTGCAAAAAAATATAAGATCGCCGACTACAGCATCGACATCTACAACCAGCTTTATGAAGAGCAGGGCATTCTGAAATTTGCTGAAGCCACAAACGCCGACATGATCGCCATGGGAACACACGGCCGCAAAGGGATCGCGCACATGGTGTATGGAAGCAAAACGGAGAATGTTGCCAACCATGGCAAAACGCTCATCTGGACTTCAGTTATGAACTAA
- a CDS encoding MBL fold metallo-hydrolase, producing MDVHVTFLGAAGSVTGSRYLVKAGEFQFLFDCGLFQGLKELRLRNWNPMPVEPSTINAVIISHAHIDHCGYLPRLVRQGFDGPIYCTEATADLLEIMLLDSARLQEEEAAFANKKGYSKHTPAEPLYRIEDARRVVKMVKKFKYKEVVDLHKAVSIVFHDAGHLLGSAITEVFIQGTSLKKKIVFSGDIGRYHQDIMHSPQAISEADVLFIESTYGNRNNPAVNPEEVLARIVNDTVNHGVLLIPAFAVGRTQSLLYYLRKLIHENKIPDVPVYIDSPMAISATYLYYKFPAYHTIPVDQQNFARELETNMLVFVKTAEHSKTLNEIKNRAIIIAGSGMMDGGRILHHLYQRLPNKQDTVMISGYQAEGTRGRKLMEGSPTLRIFHEEIPVKCKVENISALSGHADKEELFQWMGNFKNPPSITFTVHGEGKDLELYGEAIRQRMKWNVVKPEYLETIRLFENI from the coding sequence ATGGATGTACATGTAACCTTTTTAGGAGCAGCCGGTTCGGTGACCGGTTCGCGTTACCTGGTGAAAGCCGGGGAATTTCAATTCCTTTTTGACTGTGGTTTGTTCCAGGGGCTCAAAGAGCTTCGACTGCGCAACTGGAATCCTATGCCTGTGGAACCGTCTACCATTAACGCGGTCATTATCAGTCATGCCCACATTGATCACTGCGGTTATTTGCCGCGGCTGGTCAGGCAAGGCTTCGATGGCCCAATCTATTGTACGGAAGCGACAGCGGATCTGCTGGAGATCATGCTCCTGGATTCGGCGCGATTACAGGAGGAGGAGGCGGCCTTTGCTAACAAGAAAGGTTATTCCAAGCATACACCGGCGGAGCCGTTGTACCGGATCGAAGATGCGCGACGCGTGGTGAAGATGGTCAAGAAATTCAAGTACAAAGAAGTCGTTGATCTTCACAAGGCGGTATCAATCGTCTTCCATGATGCGGGACATTTGCTTGGATCAGCGATCACTGAAGTATTCATTCAGGGAACTTCGTTGAAAAAGAAAATTGTTTTTTCGGGAGATATTGGCCGCTACCACCAGGACATTATGCATTCACCGCAGGCGATCAGCGAAGCGGATGTTCTCTTTATCGAGTCAACTTACGGCAATCGTAATAATCCTGCCGTGAATCCCGAGGAGGTGCTGGCTAGAATTGTAAATGATACTGTCAATCATGGTGTATTGTTAATTCCTGCTTTTGCCGTGGGACGAACACAGTCATTATTATATTATCTACGCAAGCTGATCCATGAAAACAAGATACCGGATGTGCCGGTGTACATCGACAGCCCGATGGCAATATCGGCTACCTACTTATATTATAAATTTCCAGCGTATCACACCATCCCGGTAGACCAGCAGAATTTTGCGCGGGAACTGGAAACCAACATGCTCGTGTTTGTCAAGACAGCGGAGCACTCCAAGACGCTCAATGAAATTAAAAACCGTGCGATTATTATTGCCGGCAGCGGAATGATGGACGGCGGAAGAATACTCCACCATTTATATCAACGCTTACCCAACAAGCAGGATACGGTCATGATTTCCGGATACCAGGCAGAGGGAACACGCGGAAGAAAATTAATGGAAGGGAGCCCAACCCTCAGGATCTTCCATGAAGAGATTCCTGTGAAATGCAAAGTGGAAAACATCAGTGCGCTGTCAGGCCATGCAGATAAAGAAGAATTGTTTCAATGGATGGGAAACTTTAAGAATCCGCCATCGATTACCTTCACTGTGCATGGTGAGGGAAAGGACCTGGAGCTGTATGGAGAAGCAATTCGGCAACGCATGAAGTGGAATGTGGTAAAGCCGGAATATCTTGAAACCATCCGCCTATTTGAAAATATTTGA
- a CDS encoding universal stress protein, whose translation MKKILVPCDFSDAAIHAFRFAIDVAAMSGGEILLLHVVETPVSADTILMPTLYFEQEMLDDLKAAANVKFKALKDKWLKNSDVHVSTFVEYGDVNYTLHQYVTKKKADLIIMGTKGATGAKEFFVGSNTEKVVRKSKVPVIAIKQYVKPASIRSIVFPTGLQKEKDPLIMNVKQLQDFFSAELHLVYVNTPAIFRSDIHTRKALKDFKARYMLKNTTTAIWNDIDYSSGIIHYAHEIGADMVAMATHGRRGLNHLLVGSVAEDVVNHIDYPIWTIVEK comes from the coding sequence ATGAAAAAAATACTGGTACCCTGTGATTTTTCGGATGCGGCAATTCACGCTTTCCGCTTTGCCATAGACGTGGCGGCAATGTCCGGCGGAGAAATCCTCTTGCTCCACGTAGTGGAGACACCGGTTTCAGCCGATACTATTTTGATGCCTACCCTTTATTTTGAGCAGGAGATGCTTGATGACCTGAAAGCGGCGGCCAATGTTAAGTTCAAAGCACTCAAAGACAAATGGCTTAAGAATTCCGATGTCCATGTTAGCACCTTCGTAGAGTATGGAGATGTGAACTACACTCTTCACCAGTACGTCACCAAAAAGAAAGCGGACCTCATCATCATGGGAACCAAAGGTGCCACCGGTGCAAAGGAATTTTTTGTGGGCTCCAACACTGAAAAGGTGGTGCGAAAATCCAAAGTACCCGTCATTGCCATCAAGCAATACGTTAAGCCGGCTTCGATCCGTTCCATCGTATTTCCAACAGGACTTCAGAAAGAAAAGGATCCACTGATCATGAATGTGAAGCAGTTGCAGGATTTCTTCTCTGCGGAGCTTCACCTTGTGTATGTCAATACTCCGGCTATCTTTCGCAGCGACATTCATACGCGCAAGGCACTTAAGGATTTCAAAGCACGGTACATGCTTAAGAACACTACGACGGCTATCTGGAACGACATCGACTACTCATCTGGTATCATTCACTATGCCCACGAGATCGGTGCCGACATGGTTGCCATGGCAACACACGGACGCCGCGGTCTAAATCACCTGCTTGTCGGCAGTGTGGCCGAGGACGTAGTCAACCACATCGATTACCCGATCTGGACTATCGTTGAGAAATAA
- a CDS encoding SDR family oxidoreductase — protein MENKLQGKVAIVTGGSYGIGQATAIAFAKAGANVVVADIVEDIENVTLRTIKAAGGQAMFVSCDVSNTSHVQALVKKAIETYGRIDFAFNNAGIEGATALTQLCTEENWDKTIAVNLKGVWLCMKYMLPEVIKTKGAVVNCASIAGLVGFQGLPAYVASKHAVVGLTKSAALENAKLGVRINAVCPGVIKTPMVDRVTRKDKTVEKAYEDMEPVGRMGTPEEVAEVVLFLCSAKASFITGQALAVDGGWIAA, from the coding sequence ATGGAAAATAAATTGCAGGGCAAGGTTGCGATCGTCACCGGTGGCAGCTATGGTATCGGACAGGCAACAGCGATCGCATTCGCGAAGGCAGGCGCTAATGTGGTGGTGGCCGATATAGTAGAAGACATCGAGAATGTTACGCTTCGCACCATTAAGGCTGCTGGCGGACAGGCAATGTTTGTAAGCTGCGATGTATCCAATACGTCCCACGTACAGGCATTGGTTAAGAAAGCAATAGAAACCTATGGACGCATTGACTTTGCTTTCAACAACGCCGGCATTGAGGGTGCTACTGCGCTAACCCAGTTGTGTACGGAAGAAAATTGGGACAAGACCATTGCAGTGAACCTTAAAGGTGTGTGGCTTTGTATGAAGTACATGCTACCGGAGGTCATCAAAACAAAAGGTGCCGTAGTGAACTGCGCATCGATCGCGGGCCTTGTCGGATTTCAGGGCTTACCGGCCTATGTCGCAAGCAAGCATGCGGTGGTGGGGCTTACCAAGTCAGCGGCGTTAGAAAACGCCAAGCTCGGCGTGCGAATCAATGCAGTGTGTCCAGGAGTGATTAAGACGCCGATGGTAGATCGGGTAACCAGAAAAGATAAAACAGTTGAGAAGGCATATGAAGATATGGAGCCAGTAGGAAGGATGGGAACACCGGAGGAAGTGGCGGAAGTGGTGTTGTTCCTTTGCTCGGCAAAAGCATCCTTCATTACGGGTCAGGCGCTTGCTGTTGACGGGGGATGGATTGCGGCATAA
- a CDS encoding TIGR00730 family Rossman fold protein — protein MNVLMEFIHGFRRLHFVGPCVTFFGSARFEENHPIYHSTRALAGAVAELGFTVMTGGGAGLMEAANRGAKDVGGRSVGCNISLPSPQAVNRYLDKWVTIRYFFIRKTLLIKYSFAFIVLPGGFGTLDEFFEAVTLTQTKKILQFPIIIFDRAFHEELLRHLDHMIEAGTISREDLELIVVADEIPVIIDFLRRQSIEKFLLQPEVKRLPRQWLFEKA, from the coding sequence ATGAACGTGTTGATGGAATTCATTCACGGATTTCGCCGTCTGCATTTCGTTGGTCCATGTGTCACATTCTTTGGTTCGGCGCGGTTTGAAGAAAATCATCCGATCTATCATTCTACCCGCGCATTAGCCGGTGCTGTTGCGGAATTGGGATTCACTGTCATGACCGGCGGTGGTGCGGGCCTGATGGAAGCGGCGAACCGGGGAGCCAAAGACGTTGGAGGCCGATCGGTAGGTTGCAACATTTCACTGCCTTCTCCACAAGCGGTGAATCGTTACCTTGATAAATGGGTCACCATCCGTTACTTCTTTATACGCAAGACGCTCCTGATCAAATACTCTTTTGCATTTATAGTATTGCCCGGAGGATTCGGCACACTCGATGAATTCTTTGAAGCCGTCACGCTGACGCAAACAAAAAAAATCCTTCAGTTCCCCATCATCATCTTTGACCGCGCCTTTCACGAAGAGCTGCTGCGTCACCTGGATCATATGATCGAAGCTGGCACCATCTCACGGGAAGATCTGGAACTTATCGTGGTGGCGGATGAGATCCCAGTGATCATAGACTTTCTTCGCAGGCAAAGCATCGAGAAATTTTTGCTTCAGCCTGAAGTAAAACGCTTGCCACGCCAATGGCTGTTCGAAAAAGCATAA
- a CDS encoding pyridoxamine 5'-phosphate oxidase family protein has translation MLGTLSSPQIEALLTAEIVGRIGCSDQSKTYIIPITYVFKGNCIYAQSQPGHKIDTMRKNPNVCFQVDSIENQENWRSVITWGTYEEINDASTYEKAYRILYDRLLPMHTNTVSRGGLDLSRAPLEVDKRSKPILFRIRISELSGRFEKE, from the coding sequence ATGCTCGGAACACTGTCATCTCCCCAAATTGAAGCACTGCTTACCGCTGAAATCGTCGGACGCATTGGCTGCTCGGATCAGAGTAAGACCTACATTATCCCGATTACCTACGTATTCAAGGGCAACTGCATTTATGCGCAATCACAACCCGGTCATAAGATCGACACCATGCGCAAAAATCCAAACGTATGCTTCCAGGTTGATTCGATTGAAAACCAGGAGAACTGGCGAAGTGTGATCACCTGGGGGACTTATGAAGAAATCAATGATGCCTCCACTTATGAGAAAGCCTATCGCATTCTTTACGACCGTTTGCTACCCATGCACACCAACACTGTCTCGCGCGGTGGATTGGATCTTTCACGCGCACCACTGGAAGTAGACAAGCGATCAAAGCCAATTCTGTTCCGCATTCGCATCAGTGAGTTGTCGGGTCGCTTTGAAAAAGAATAA
- a CDS encoding DUF4136 domain-containing protein, which produces MKMLLALILSLSLAACSQRVSIHSTSEVDMDYTCFNSYTWPVATAEEKKRNPFKYTEFSNQHIRRAVEGELNARGYHHSDSTADLTIHYHFVIEDKKLLIQNNEISDTYLPSWYPCEHFSYDYQQGSFIIDIIEVSSGRIIWRGWSEKVINSYPFQLTLKEINVTVKKIFEKYPVRPRNIQPQPLQHARNTVISPN; this is translated from the coding sequence ATGAAAATGTTGCTGGCATTGATTCTTTCCCTGAGCCTTGCTGCCTGCAGCCAACGTGTTTCCATTCACTCCACCAGTGAAGTGGATATGGATTATACCTGCTTCAATTCCTATACATGGCCCGTAGCGACGGCGGAAGAAAAAAAACGTAATCCATTTAAATACACAGAGTTCAGCAACCAGCACATCCGGCGCGCAGTCGAAGGAGAACTTAACGCGCGCGGTTATCATCACTCGGACTCCACTGCCGATCTCACTATTCATTATCATTTCGTTATAGAAGACAAGAAGCTTCTTATACAAAACAATGAAATCAGTGACACCTATCTGCCTTCCTGGTATCCGTGCGAGCACTTCAGCTATGACTATCAGCAAGGAAGCTTTATCATAGATATCATCGAAGTATCATCCGGCAGGATTATCTGGCGGGGATGGTCGGAAAAAGTTATCAACTCCTATCCGTTTCAGCTCACATTAAAAGAGATCAACGTCACCGTAAAAAAGATCTTTGAAAAATATCCGGTTCGTCCACGAAACATTCAACCTCAACCTCTCCAACATGCTCGGAACACTGTCATCTCCCCAAATTGA
- a CDS encoding DUF2892 domain-containing protein — protein sequence MKKNMGSTDRIFRTLIAIVLMTLYFAGFVTGTVGIILIALSVIFLLTSLVSVCPLYLPFGLSTILHRKTLKK from the coding sequence ATGAAAAAAAACATGGGCAGCACCGACCGAATCTTCCGCACCTTGATCGCAATAGTACTGATGACGCTTTATTTCGCCGGCTTCGTTACGGGCACGGTTGGGATCATACTCATCGCACTATCGGTCATCTTTCTTTTGACAAGCCTGGTAAGCGTCTGCCCCTTGTACCTGCCCTTCGGACTAAGCACTATCCTTCACAGGAAAACCCTAAAAAAATGA